In the genome of Nonlabens sp. MB-3u-79, one region contains:
- the hflX gene encoding GTPase HflX, giving the protein MLELENHEYEKAILVGVITKQQNEEKLNEYMDELEFLAYTAGATVSKRFHQKMQKPNPKTFIGKGKMEEVAAYVRANNIGTIIFDDELSPAQQKNIEKILEAKIIDRTYLILDIFAQRAQTSYARTQVELAQYQYLLPRLVGLWTHLERQKGGIGMRGPGETEIETDRRIVRDRITLLKKKLLTIDKQMSTQRGNRGQLVRVSLVGYTNVGKSTLMNVVSKSDVFAENKLFATLDTTVRKVVIGNLPFLLTDTVGFIRKLPTQLVESFKSTLDEVRESDLLLHIVDISHESFEDHIASVNRILGEIDAVDKPTIMVFNKIDAYQAQDYDETDLMEERTSAHYSLEEWRETWMSKLGENVIFISATEKENMEDFRKKVYDKVREIHVERFPYNSFLYPDYVEEEE; this is encoded by the coding sequence ATGTTAGAATTAGAAAATCACGAATACGAAAAAGCAATTCTTGTAGGTGTTATTACCAAACAGCAAAACGAGGAAAAGCTTAATGAATATATGGATGAGCTGGAGTTTCTAGCTTATACCGCTGGTGCAACCGTTAGCAAACGTTTCCATCAAAAAATGCAAAAACCCAATCCCAAAACTTTTATAGGAAAAGGTAAAATGGAAGAAGTTGCTGCATATGTGCGAGCAAACAACATAGGAACCATCATTTTTGATGACGAGCTTTCTCCTGCACAACAAAAGAACATTGAAAAAATACTCGAGGCAAAAATTATCGATAGAACCTACCTGATTCTTGACATTTTTGCTCAACGAGCGCAAACCAGTTATGCGAGAACTCAAGTAGAACTGGCGCAATACCAATATTTATTACCTCGATTAGTAGGTTTGTGGACTCACTTGGAGCGACAAAAAGGGGGTATAGGAATGCGTGGTCCTGGAGAAACGGAAATCGAGACCGATAGACGTATCGTGCGCGACCGCATCACATTACTCAAGAAAAAACTGCTTACAATAGATAAGCAAATGTCTACGCAACGCGGGAACCGTGGTCAATTAGTGCGTGTTTCTTTAGTAGGTTATACCAACGTAGGTAAAAGCACCTTGATGAATGTCGTTTCTAAAAGTGATGTATTTGCTGAGAACAAACTCTTTGCAACATTAGATACCACAGTTAGAAAAGTGGTGATAGGCAACTTGCCTTTCTTATTGACAGATACGGTAGGTTTTATTAGAAAATTACCGACGCAACTCGTAGAATCTTTTAAGTCTACACTTGATGAGGTACGGGAGTCTGACTTGTTGCTTCATATCGTAGATATATCTCATGAGTCTTTTGAAGATCACATCGCTTCAGTAAATCGCATTTTAGGAGAAATAGACGCGGTAGATAAGCCTACCATAATGGTTTTTAATAAGATTGATGCGTATCAAGCTCAAGATTATGACGAGACTGATTTAATGGAAGAACGTACTTCTGCTCATTATTCTTTAGAGGAGTGGCGCGAGACTTGGATGTCAAAATTAGGCGAAAATGTTATTTTTATTTCTGCTACGGAGAAAGAGAATATGGAAGATTTTCGTAAGAAAGTCTATGATAAAGTACGTGAGATTCATGTAGAACGTTTTCCTTATAACTCGTTTTTATATCCAGATTATGTAGAAGAAGAGGAATAA
- a CDS encoding histone deacetylase, translated as MFPIAFHPIYQHPLPEGHRFPMLKYELLPQQLLHEGTAIPTDFFEPSKRCDDQDILRVHTATYLQELKALSLDKRAARKLGFPLSEQLVERELRIAQGTIEGCLKAYDHRVAMNIAGGTHHAYTDHGEAFCLLNDQAIAARYLQHHGLAEKILIVDLDVHQGNGTAEIFQNDDSVFTFSMHGAGNYPFKKELSDLDIAVPDGSGDEDYLRLLKNTLPDLIAQEKPDFIFYLCGVDVLQSDKLGKLSMTLDGCKERDLFALSAFAKARSKNNSLIPIQCSMGGGYSPEIKTIIEAHANTFRMARSIFN; from the coding sequence TTGTTTCCCATTGCATTCCATCCTATTTACCAGCATCCTTTGCCTGAAGGACATCGCTTCCCGATGCTCAAATACGAATTACTGCCGCAACAATTACTGCATGAAGGGACTGCAATTCCAACAGACTTCTTTGAACCCAGTAAACGCTGTGATGATCAAGATATTTTAAGGGTACATACAGCTACTTACCTTCAAGAATTGAAGGCTCTTTCCCTAGATAAACGAGCCGCTAGAAAGCTGGGCTTCCCATTAAGTGAACAACTGGTGGAGCGTGAGCTACGCATTGCACAAGGAACTATTGAAGGCTGTCTAAAAGCTTACGATCATCGTGTAGCTATGAATATTGCTGGTGGCACTCATCATGCTTATACCGATCACGGCGAGGCGTTTTGTTTACTCAATGATCAAGCGATTGCAGCGAGGTACTTGCAACATCACGGTCTTGCTGAAAAGATTCTGATCGTAGATCTCGATGTACATCAAGGAAATGGAACCGCTGAGATTTTCCAAAATGACGATAGTGTTTTTACCTTTTCTATGCACGGCGCTGGAAATTATCCGTTTAAAAAGGAACTTTCAGATTTAGATATCGCAGTTCCTGACGGTTCAGGAGATGAGGATTACCTCAGACTACTTAAAAACACACTGCCGGATTTGATCGCCCAAGAAAAGCCAGACTTTATTTTCTATTTGTGCGGTGTGGACGTTTTGCAAAGTGACAAACTAGGCAAACTGAGTATGACCCTTGATGGTTGTAAAGAACGAGATCTTTTTGCTTTGTCCGCTTTCGCGAAAGCGAGATCAAAAAACAACTCTTTAATACCTATTCAATGCAGTATGGGCGGTGGCTATTCTCCAGAAATAAAAACCATCATTGAAGCTCATGCCAATACCTTTAGAATGGCTCGATCTATTTTTAACTAA
- a CDS encoding cystathionine gamma-synthase family protein: MNNRSMKPESLMMSYGYKPELSEGAIKCPIFLTSTFVFKSAEEGKAFFELAYGKREKLPGEEMGLIYSRINNPDLEVLENRLRLWDQADDCAVFSSGMSAISTVLLEFLKPGDLLLFSSPTYGGTDHFINHFLPKIGVHTLGFTSEMTEDELYETIANSGHADRLTHVHLETPANPTNALIDIEMIRRVVDRFKTEEKVIVAVDNTYMGPLWQHPLKHGADLVMYSATKYIGGHSDLIAGAVLGNAELMVRVKTLRTFLGNMASPHTGWMLLRSLETLKIRMEAMQANAIQVANFLKDHKKVAQIKYLGLIQEGTRNYEIYKKQCSGPGAMVSFCIKGGEKEAFKFLNSLKLVKLAVSLGGTESLAEHPKSMTHAGVDEQHLENIGVTDALVRLSIGVENYEDLIWDVSQALDQVAVNEHAMAE, from the coding sequence ATGAACAACCGATCTATGAAACCAGAAAGTCTAATGATGTCTTATGGTTATAAACCAGAACTATCTGAGGGAGCTATAAAATGTCCTATATTTTTAACCTCTACGTTTGTCTTTAAAAGCGCAGAAGAAGGAAAAGCCTTTTTTGAGTTGGCTTACGGTAAAAGAGAGAAACTTCCTGGTGAAGAAATGGGGTTGATCTACAGTCGTATTAACAATCCAGATCTAGAAGTACTAGAAAACAGATTGCGTCTTTGGGATCAAGCAGATGATTGCGCCGTTTTTTCGAGCGGAATGAGTGCTATTTCTACGGTTCTTTTAGAATTTTTAAAGCCTGGAGACTTGTTGTTATTTAGCTCTCCTACTTACGGAGGTACAGATCATTTTATCAATCATTTCCTTCCAAAAATAGGCGTTCATACTTTAGGCTTTACCTCTGAAATGACAGAAGATGAATTATATGAAACTATTGCAAATTCAGGTCATGCAGACCGGTTAACTCATGTTCATCTGGAGACCCCTGCAAATCCTACCAATGCACTTATAGACATAGAAATGATACGTCGCGTGGTAGACCGTTTTAAAACAGAAGAAAAAGTAATTGTTGCTGTAGATAATACTTATATGGGACCCCTATGGCAGCACCCTTTAAAACACGGAGCTGATCTGGTGATGTACAGCGCCACTAAATACATAGGCGGGCACAGTGATTTGATCGCTGGAGCAGTTTTAGGAAATGCTGAGTTGATGGTGCGTGTGAAAACACTGCGTACCTTTCTAGGGAATATGGCGTCACCTCACACTGGCTGGATGTTGTTGCGTAGTCTAGAAACTTTGAAAATAAGAATGGAAGCTATGCAAGCTAATGCTATTCAAGTAGCCAATTTCCTAAAAGACCACAAGAAAGTAGCTCAAATCAAATACTTAGGACTTATCCAAGAAGGGACTCGCAATTACGAGATTTACAAAAAACAATGCTCTGGTCCAGGTGCCATGGTTAGTTTTTGTATTAAAGGTGGTGAAAAGGAAGCTTTTAAATTCCTCAACTCTCTAAAGCTTGTAAAACTTGCCGTGAGTCTAGGCGGGACAGAAAGCCTTGCAGAACATCCTAAAAGCATGACACACGCAGGCGTGGACGAACAACATCTAGAAAACATAGGAGTAACTGATGCGCTGGTAAGATTATCTATAGGTGTAGAAAATTATGAAGATTTAATATGGGATGTTTCTCAAGCATTAGATCAAGTTGCTGTAAACGAACATGCTATGGCAGAATAA
- a CDS encoding CNNM domain-containing protein — protein MGLLITYIVISIFISFLCSILEAVLLSVTSTFIKVNEQEGRSYIGSLKSLKKDVDKPLIAILTLNTLAHTVGAILVGVQAENMVSESGYNSSYLGIPFVGIVSGIMTVLILVVSEIIPKTIGATYWKNLAGFTTAALNLMIFPLKWLGVLWILQLTTKAIGKSAHMNTMTREDFVAITETAEQEGVFAPSEGQYIKSLMNFNKIEVKDIMTPRSVMFMAPQSMKIKDFFEQNQDLRFSRIPVFGENRDDIKGYVLKDHILADIIYDKPADTLEDLRREIAMVPANLPIPKLFETMIASKEHMALVVDDYGSVQGVATMEDVIETMLGLEIMDESDNVEDMQLLARKNWEKRSRSFVK, from the coding sequence ATGGGATTACTTATTACCTATATAGTCATTTCAATATTTATTTCTTTTTTATGCTCCATTTTGGAGGCAGTGCTTTTGAGCGTTACTTCTACTTTTATAAAAGTAAATGAACAAGAAGGAAGGTCTTATATAGGGTCTCTTAAATCATTAAAAAAGGATGTAGATAAGCCCTTGATTGCAATTCTTACTTTAAATACTTTAGCACATACGGTAGGTGCTATTTTGGTAGGTGTACAAGCTGAAAATATGGTAAGTGAGAGTGGTTATAACAGCAGTTATCTGGGCATTCCTTTTGTGGGAATAGTTTCTGGTATAATGACCGTTTTAATCCTTGTAGTGTCTGAGATTATTCCTAAAACTATTGGTGCTACCTACTGGAAAAACCTTGCTGGTTTTACCACTGCCGCTTTGAATTTGATGATTTTCCCTTTAAAATGGTTAGGTGTTTTATGGATTTTACAGCTGACTACTAAGGCAATAGGAAAAAGCGCTCACATGAATACGATGACTCGAGAAGATTTTGTTGCTATTACAGAAACGGCCGAGCAGGAAGGGGTTTTTGCACCTAGCGAAGGTCAGTATATTAAAAGTTTGATGAATTTTAATAAGATCGAGGTAAAGGATATCATGACGCCCCGATCGGTTATGTTTATGGCTCCTCAAAGCATGAAGATTAAAGACTTCTTTGAGCAAAATCAAGATTTGAGATTTTCCCGTATTCCTGTTTTTGGTGAAAACCGAGATGATATTAAAGGTTATGTCCTAAAAGATCATATTCTAGCAGACATCATTTATGATAAACCAGCAGATACCTTAGAGGACTTGAGGAGAGAAATAGCTATGGTTCCAGCAAACTTACCTATACCTAAATTATTTGAAACTATGATTGCTAGTAAAGAACACATGGCTCTCGTTGTGGATGATTACGGAAGTGTTCAAGGGGTTGCGACTATGGAAGATGTTATTGAAACCATGTTGGGTCTTGAAATTATGGATGAAAGTGATAACGTAGAAGACATGCAACTGCTCGCCCGTAAGAACTGGGAAAAGCGTAGTCGAAGTTTTGTAAAATAA
- a CDS encoding GNAT family N-acetyltransferase, which translates to MNYLLKGEKTLRTTFRLLKKEDFVTWLPIFKEKDTARFLGMKTGLTTEQKCNKWFEKAFWRYENCSGGMNVMIHQESKKFVGQTGLLIQKVNGLRRLEVGYSILPEFWNQGYAKEAAARLRDIAFEKAYDKDFGNSLVSVIHEENTGSIQVALYNGMTLEAPLKDDSNPERFFVYSISREEWEALKNDR; encoded by the coding sequence ATGAATTACCTTCTAAAAGGAGAGAAAACCTTGCGCACTACATTTAGACTTTTAAAAAAAGAGGACTTCGTTACATGGCTGCCTATTTTTAAAGAAAAAGACACCGCTAGGTTTCTAGGAATGAAAACTGGACTAACAACAGAGCAAAAATGTAATAAATGGTTTGAAAAGGCTTTTTGGAGGTATGAGAATTGTAGTGGTGGTATGAATGTCATGATTCATCAAGAATCCAAAAAATTTGTAGGGCAAACAGGTTTGCTTATTCAAAAGGTAAATGGGTTGCGACGACTTGAAGTTGGTTATTCGATTTTGCCAGAATTTTGGAATCAGGGATATGCAAAAGAAGCTGCGGCAAGATTAAGAGATATTGCATTTGAAAAAGCTTATGATAAAGATTTTGGAAACAGCCTTGTTTCTGTCATTCACGAGGAAAATACAGGCTCTATACAGGTAGCACTATACAATGGTATGACCTTAGAGGCTCCTCTTAAAGATGATTCTAATCCAGAACGATTTTTTGTTTATTCCATTTCTAGAGAAGAATGGGAAGCTTTAAAGAATGATAGATAA
- a CDS encoding SPOR domain-containing protein, with product MQTYISDLLYRQECVVIPDFGAFISRRVPAQHFASSHTIYPPKKGLSFNAQIKQNDGLLANYVASAAHLSYEEAVQEIRNYVRFLDQEIDDNGSITIHKVGRFSRNEEKALQFTPMYLVNYLPEAFGLSSHETFAIDRIPVAPEVVSNKELSDDVPVAVLEIPNTNYGSWVRYAAVGAVLLGLSYAGFSGYVEQVEKDALVVNQMADELVDAKIESASFLISDPLPRININVAPLERTYHVVAGAFRISENADKRVAQLKRKGFDAKRIGVNKYGLHNVAFSSFVERNDAINELHKLRALGFDKAWLFTGKLPK from the coding sequence ATGCAAACTTACATATCAGATTTATTGTACCGACAGGAGTGTGTTGTCATTCCAGATTTTGGTGCGTTTATTTCGCGCCGAGTTCCTGCTCAGCATTTTGCAAGTAGCCATACCATATATCCGCCTAAAAAAGGCTTGAGTTTTAATGCTCAAATCAAACAAAATGATGGATTGTTAGCTAATTATGTAGCCAGTGCTGCTCATCTTTCTTATGAAGAAGCTGTTCAAGAAATACGTAATTATGTGCGATTTCTAGATCAGGAAATAGATGATAATGGCTCTATTACCATTCATAAGGTGGGTAGATTTTCCCGCAATGAAGAAAAGGCATTGCAGTTTACTCCTATGTACTTGGTTAATTATTTGCCAGAGGCTTTTGGTCTTTCTTCTCATGAAACTTTTGCGATAGACCGCATTCCAGTTGCTCCAGAGGTAGTGTCTAATAAAGAGCTTAGTGATGATGTCCCTGTTGCTGTGTTAGAAATCCCCAATACTAATTATGGTTCTTGGGTGCGCTATGCTGCGGTAGGTGCAGTTCTCTTAGGTCTTAGTTATGCAGGTTTTAGCGGTTATGTAGAACAAGTAGAAAAAGATGCTCTAGTTGTAAATCAAATGGCAGATGAGCTGGTAGATGCAAAAATAGAAAGCGCTAGTTTTCTTATCAGTGATCCACTACCCAGAATTAATATAAATGTAGCTCCCTTAGAAAGAACATACCATGTGGTTGCTGGTGCTTTTAGAATTTCTGAAAATGCAGATAAACGTGTCGCTCAATTAAAGCGTAAAGGTTTTGATGCAAAACGTATAGGAGTTAATAAGTACGGTCTTCACAATGTTGCTTTTTCCAGTTTTGTAGAACGTAATGACGCGATTAACGAGCTCCATAAATTAAGAGCACTTGGTTTTGATAAAGCTTGGTTGTTTACAGGAAAACTACCTAAATAA
- the pheS gene encoding phenylalanine--tRNA ligase subunit alpha: protein MLDKVKEHIDKVRAFKADSKEAIEGFRIQYLGKKGLLKDFFDAFKEVPNEQKKAFGQAINELKELTKEKVSSLKESIESQEEEAGIYGDLTRSGYPMEIGARHPISIVKNQIIDVFSRIGFNVSEGPEIEDDWHNFTALNLPAHHPARDMQDTFFIQTDPDVLLRTHTSSVQVRYMEDNKPPIRTISPGRVFRNEAISARAHCIFHQVEGLYIDKDVSFADMKQTLLYFTQEMFGKSKIRLRPSYFPFTEPSAEIDIYWGLETETDYKITKGTGWLEIGGCGMVDPAVLTNCGIDPEEYSGFAFGMGVERIAMLLYQIGDIRMFFENDVRFLKQFSNAL from the coding sequence ATGCTGGACAAAGTAAAAGAACATATTGATAAGGTGCGAGCCTTCAAAGCCGATTCTAAAGAGGCAATTGAGGGTTTCAGAATACAATATTTAGGTAAAAAGGGCTTATTAAAAGACTTTTTTGATGCCTTTAAAGAAGTGCCTAATGAGCAAAAGAAAGCCTTCGGTCAGGCGATAAATGAACTTAAGGAACTTACTAAAGAAAAAGTAAGTTCTCTTAAAGAAAGTATAGAATCTCAAGAAGAAGAAGCTGGAATTTATGGCGACCTTACTCGTTCGGGTTACCCTATGGAAATAGGTGCGAGACATCCCATTTCTATTGTAAAAAACCAAATAATAGATGTGTTCTCTCGCATAGGTTTTAATGTCAGTGAAGGTCCCGAAATCGAAGACGACTGGCATAATTTTACAGCTCTCAACTTGCCAGCGCACCATCCAGCGCGAGACATGCAAGACACCTTCTTTATACAAACAGACCCAGACGTGCTTTTGAGAACCCATACGTCCAGCGTGCAAGTGCGCTATATGGAAGATAACAAACCACCTATTAGGACTATTTCACCAGGTCGTGTTTTCCGTAATGAGGCTATAAGTGCTCGTGCACATTGTATTTTTCATCAAGTAGAAGGTCTATACATTGATAAAGATGTGAGTTTTGCAGACATGAAGCAGACTTTGTTATATTTCACTCAAGAAATGTTTGGTAAATCTAAAATACGCTTGCGACCTTCCTATTTCCCTTTTACAGAACCTAGTGCAGAGATTGATATTTACTGGGGCCTAGAGACAGAAACTGACTACAAAATTACTAAAGGAACTGGCTGGCTCGAAATAGGCGGCTGTGGTATGGTGGACCCTGCCGTACTAACTAATTGCGGTATAGACCCTGAAGAATACAGTGGTTTTGCATTTGGTATGGGTGTAGAACGTATTGCGATGTTATTATATCAAATAGGCGACATTCGTATGTTTTTTGAAAATGATGTGCGCTTTTTGAAGCAGTTTTCTAACGCACTATAG
- a CDS encoding GTPase, producing MISKLIFVYNANSGKLNSLLDSAHKIVSPGTYECQLCDLTFGVFKENELWVRFRESLATTFPDLKLEFLHKDEFEKQYWSKWLPKYSYPILLSVRDEEQDYNDGFGTNSGMDIFLSTEEMNLITDTEALIETIQERLKA from the coding sequence ATGATTTCTAAACTCATTTTTGTTTACAATGCCAACTCCGGAAAGCTGAATTCACTTCTGGATAGTGCGCACAAAATCGTAAGTCCAGGCACCTACGAATGTCAACTATGTGACCTTACTTTTGGTGTATTTAAAGAAAATGAATTGTGGGTACGCTTTCGCGAAAGCCTAGCAACTACGTTCCCCGACCTAAAGTTGGAATTCCTTCATAAAGATGAGTTTGAAAAACAATACTGGTCCAAGTGGTTGCCTAAATACAGTTATCCCATCTTATTGAGCGTGAGAGATGAGGAGCAGGATTACAATGATGGTTTTGGCACCAATTCTGGTATGGACATATTTTTAAGCACTGAAGAAATGAATCTGATTACAGACACAGAAGCGCTCATTGAAACGATTCAAGAAAGGTTGAAAGCATGA
- a CDS encoding fasciclin domain-containing protein: MKKLNFLSFALIAMVFFTGSIANAQTTNIVEAAVASEDHTTLVAAVKAADLVGVLTGEGPFTVFAPTNAAFDALPEGTVTNLLKPENKATLTAVLTYHVIAGKFNAEDVIGLIKNNYGEATVATVAGGELTLSLEDGNVIVTDANGNSATVIAADLNQTNGVIHVIDTVLLPKM, encoded by the coding sequence ATGAAAAAATTAAACTTTTTGAGCTTTGCTCTAATCGCAATGGTGTTCTTTACAGGATCTATTGCAAATGCACAAACAACTAACATTGTAGAAGCTGCCGTAGCCTCTGAAGATCACACAACTCTAGTTGCCGCTGTAAAAGCTGCAGATTTAGTAGGTGTTTTAACTGGGGAAGGACCATTTACTGTATTTGCTCCTACTAATGCTGCTTTTGATGCATTACCAGAAGGAACTGTAACAAACTTATTGAAGCCAGAAAATAAAGCAACTCTTACAGCAGTACTTACTTATCACGTAATCGCTGGAAAATTTAATGCTGAAGATGTTATAGGACTTATCAAGAATAACTATGGAGAAGCAACTGTAGCAACTGTAGCCGGAGGAGAGCTTACCTTATCTTTAGAAGATGGAAATGTGATAGTAACTGATGCAAACGGAAACAGCGCAACAGTAATTGCAGCAGATTTAAACCAAACTAACGGCGTGATCCACGTAATAGATACCGTATTACTTCCTAAAATGTAA
- a CDS encoding 3-hydroxyanthranilate 3,4-dioxygenase, with the protein MPIQAPFNLNKWIEENRDLLKPPVGNKNLYKDAGDYIVMIVAGPNARKDYHYNETEELFYQLEGEIEVHIQEDGKKRTMKLGPGDMYLHPSNVPHSPVRHKDSIGLVIERKRLDIGAVDGLLWYCDNCNHKLHETFFVLEDIEKDFLPRFKEYYSSEEMRTCDQCGTVMETDERFTE; encoded by the coding sequence ATGCCTATTCAAGCACCTTTCAATCTTAATAAATGGATTGAAGAAAATCGAGATCTTTTAAAACCGCCTGTAGGTAATAAAAACCTATACAAAGATGCTGGTGACTACATCGTTATGATTGTAGCCGGTCCTAATGCGCGTAAAGATTATCATTACAATGAAACAGAAGAACTGTTCTATCAATTAGAAGGAGAGATCGAAGTGCATATTCAAGAAGATGGAAAAAAGCGAACGATGAAATTAGGCCCTGGAGACATGTATTTGCATCCTTCTAATGTACCGCATTCTCCTGTAAGGCATAAAGACTCTATTGGTCTTGTTATTGAGCGCAAGCGTTTAGATATTGGAGCTGTGGACGGTTTGTTATGGTATTGTGACAACTGTAATCACAAGTTACACGAGACCTTTTTTGTTTTAGAAGATATAGAAAAAGACTTTTTACCGAGATTTAAAGAATATTACAGTTCTGAAGAAATGAGAACTTGTGATCAGTGTGGTACTGTTATGGAAACCGATGAAAGGTTTACGGAGTAA
- the hemC gene encoding hydroxymethylbilane synthase encodes MSRIIKIGTRDSELAMWQAKTVQSQLEALGHQTVLHPVISQGDLNLTEPLYEMGITGIFTKTLDVALIKGEIDIAVHSLKDVPTQLPKGMVQAAVMERASFKDILVYKKGFHPDEDMTIATGSLRRKSQWLNMYSHHNVVDLRGNVNTRLSKLHSNNDWSAAIFAKAGLDRIGLLSKLRGNYGFEYTDLDSFISAPAQGAMMIAAMKANKEVLQAVSALNHQQTAICVDMERAFLRDLEGGCTAPIGAIAIVKNDQLSFKGTLMSLDGKQRIDVNDSMPWFDNIEMEECLAFAKAQSQKVISQGGGALMAEIKQSLK; translated from the coding sequence ATGTCTAGAATTATAAAAATAGGAACCAGAGATAGTGAGCTAGCAATGTGGCAAGCAAAAACAGTGCAGTCTCAGTTAGAGGCATTAGGACATCAAACGGTATTACATCCTGTAATATCTCAAGGCGATCTTAATCTTACCGAGCCATTATACGAAATGGGTATCACTGGCATTTTTACCAAAACACTGGACGTGGCTTTGATAAAAGGAGAAATTGATATCGCAGTTCATAGTCTTAAAGATGTTCCTACACAGTTGCCTAAGGGAATGGTGCAGGCGGCAGTAATGGAGCGTGCTTCTTTTAAGGATATTTTAGTGTACAAAAAAGGCTTTCATCCTGATGAGGATATGACAATTGCTACTGGAAGTCTACGCCGCAAGTCACAATGGCTAAATATGTATAGTCATCACAATGTGGTGGATCTACGAGGTAATGTCAATACAAGATTGTCAAAATTACATAGCAACAATGACTGGAGCGCAGCAATTTTTGCAAAAGCTGGATTAGATCGTATAGGTTTGCTTTCTAAATTACGGGGCAATTACGGTTTTGAATATACAGATTTGGATAGTTTTATTTCTGCACCAGCTCAAGGCGCCATGATGATTGCTGCCATGAAAGCAAATAAAGAAGTGCTTCAAGCTGTCTCGGCATTAAACCATCAGCAAACAGCGATTTGTGTGGATATGGAACGGGCCTTCCTACGCGATCTAGAAGGTGGATGTACAGCTCCTATAGGAGCCATTGCGATTGTAAAGAATGATCAGTTATCTTTTAAGGGAACCTTGATGAGTCTCGATGGAAAGCAACGCATAGACGTGAATGATTCCATGCCATGGTTTGATAATATAGAGATGGAAGAATGTCTCGCTTTTGCTAAAGCGCAATCACAAAAAGTTATTTCTCAAGGGGGAGGAGCATTGATGGCTGAGATCAAGCAGTCTCTAAAATAG